In one window of Miscanthus floridulus cultivar M001 chromosome 12, ASM1932011v1, whole genome shotgun sequence DNA:
- the LOC136497866 gene encoding serine/threonine-protein kinase STY13-like codes for MEGLSIDPKWLIDPKLLFVGPRIGEGAHAKVYEGKYKNQNVAIKIVQKGDTPEEMTKREGRFLREVTMLSSVQHKNLVKFIGACLEPVMVVVTELLVGGSLRKYLVSLRPRSLEPHVAVGFALDIARAMECLHAHGIIHRDLKPENLLLTADQRTVKLVDLGLAREETLTEMMTAETGTYRWMAPELYSTVTLRHGEKKHYNHKVDVYSFAIVLWELLHNKLPFEGMSNLQAAYAAAFKNIRPSADNLPEELSEILTSCWKEDPNERPNFTQIVQMLLHYLSTLSPQETLAPRRTFSSENTILPPESPGTSSLMASRGDLGDTPKGKKEDKPRGFFFCFSECY; via the exons ATGGAAGGTCTCTCCATCGATCCCAAGTGGCTTATCGACCCGAAGCTTCTCTTTGTTGGGCCACGCATCGGCGAGGGCGCTCATGCAAAGGTCTATGAGGGGAA GTATAAGAACCAAAATGTTGCTATCAAGATTGTGCAAAAAGGGGACACCCCTGAGGAGATGACCAAGAGGGAGGGGAGATTCTTGAGAGAGGTGACCATGCTGTCAAGCGTGCAGCACAAGAACCTCGTCAAG TTTATAGGGGCCTGCCTAGAACCTGTCATGGTGGTGGTGACAGAGCTACTAGTGGGGGGCTCGTTGCGCAAGTATTTGGTCAGTCTCCGACCTAGGAGCCTTGAGCCTCATGTAGCAGTGGGGTTTGCATTGGACATTGCCCGAGCTATGGAATGCTTGCATGCACATGGGATCATTCATCGTGATCTTAAGCCTG AGAATTTGTTGCTGACTGCAGACCAGAGAACAGTAAAACTTGTTGATCTTGGTTTGGCTAGGGAAGAAACATTAACAGAGATGATGACTGCTGAGACAGGAACATACCGTTGGATGGCTCCAGAG TTGTACAGCACAGTAACATTGAGGCACGGAGAAAAGAAGCATTACAACCACAAAGTAGATGTCTACAGCTTTGCAATTGTCTTGTGGGAACTCCTTCACAATAAACTGCCCTTTGAGGGAATGTCTAATCTTCAAGCTGCGTACGCTGCTGCTTTCAAG AATATCAGACCAAGTGCTGATAACTTGCCTGAGGAGTTGTCAGAAATCCTAACATCCTGCTGGAAGGAAGACCCAAACGAGAGACCAAACTTCACACAGATAGTGCAAATGCTCCTACATTACCTATCCACCCTTTCGCCACAAGAAACCTTGGCCCCTCGCCGCACATTCAGTTCGGAGAACACAATCCTGCCTCCAGAATCTCCTGGGACGAGCTCACTTATGGCTTCTCGGGGTGACCTCGGCGACACACCGAAGGGCAAGAAGGAAGACAAGCCAAGGGGCTTCTTTTTCTGCTTCAGTGAGTGCTATTAG
- the LOC136498626 gene encoding uncharacterized protein has translation MRQWRSRASCSSDAVVPVGHVAVSLQGAAPSSSGPRRFAVRVAHLSHLAFLELLRQAEEYGFPAAPGPIALPCDECDSVQLEEWLLCGGFFWWAHTDPCILSLDVYSN, from the exons ATGCGGCAGTGGCGGTCCCGCGCCTCCTGCTCCTCCGACGCTGTGGTGCCGGTGGGGCACGTTGCCGTGTCCCTGCAAGGcgcggcgccgtcgtcgtcggggcCGAGGCGGTTCGCGGTGCGGGTGGCGCACCTCAGCCACCTGGCGTTCCTGGAGCTGCTGCGGCAGGCGGAGGAGTACGGCTTCCCAGCCGCCCCGGGGCCCATTGCGCTCCCCTGCGACGAGTGTGATTCG gtgcagcttgaggagtggctgttgtgtggaggattcttctggtgggcacatacggatccttgtatcttatcgttagatgtttattccaat